The genomic interval CGTTAATTGGCAAAGACTGTAAACTCAACATTCTCACTGCAGATTTGTTTCAGTCTCAGATGCTAAATTAACTTAATCACTAAAAAATTGACTTTTTGGCTCTAACTGCACACGTGTCTCTGAGACCAACGTGATGCACATAATTCTCATGCAAGTCTCAGCTTGAACTGATAAATTTGTACACTGATTAAATCATAATGTTAACATTTCCCTGTGAATTTAGTATCACATGAAATAATACTAACTTTGATAAATGGTATGTGCTTAATCAAAAACTCATACTTTGAAACTTAAGAGGACCTTGACCATTCCTTtcaaactgagaaaaaaaaacccagcagTATTAGCCAACAAGACCAAAATGGTCAAAATAACAGAACCCAAGTCGGACTTCTCTAAATCATAAGCTCAGTGAGGCTGTGAAGTAAATAGTGAAGCTTTcgtttgaacttttttttattactgattgTCAGTTTTATTGACCAAAGATTGTTCTatatttgattgatttttttcttcatgggCAACATCAAATGTTCATACATCATGTCAATTTCAATCACCAACACTTtgtcaatttaattaaatcaaaaaagtcaatttgtaattttgttaaatacaATGATATTTTACCAGGCAGTGCCCCACGTTACTAGATAATGCAATGCCAACCTGTCTGTTTATGTGCTCTTCCATATCATGTAATTGCCCACAGGACCATTAATAATACCCGTTTTCACATACTGTGCTAATCAGGGGTGAATGGAAAATTGCATTGTTCAGTCATGTATGTCTCTTATCAATGCACTAATTTAAATTGGCAAAAACTCATCTAACCAATAGTGGAGTCCTGAAAGCTCTACTCAAAACAATTATAGTACCTTCtgtatactttttattttagtgtactagacaataataaatgcttttaaaaaaatgtcttgcAGGACGTTATCACAAATATTCCACATCAAAAGCTGAAACAGCTGATCTtttgcatgaaaaaaaacaaaaacaaacagcgcTATAAAATAAGACCTGTTCCCTAAAGGATTTTTGATATTTCAAGAgttttaaaaaaggaaagacTCATTTAGTCAGTGGCAAAAATGTATTCTTGTGCCACACTTAATTAATTTCTCAAAGAACATAACATACTCAACTATTACTTAAACATCAGCAAAGATAAAAACAAGCTAAGACTGGTTTTCAGTAGGGTGCAGAGCAGGGACTGAGACGAGGCTTGTTGACTTGAGAGCTTGTCCTCTGGGACCTCATCTTCTCTCTCAGCAGTATAATGACAGCCCTGTGACAATTCCCTGAGGAGGGCTAAAACACTACTCATTAAAGGTTCTATTCTGCCCTCAACGTTCCTAGCAACCATAACTGAAAAGAAAGGTcctattttatcttatttagcAGATGCACGGACTGCAGAaggatttgagagagaaaaagagagcgaGTAAGAGCAAATGACACAATCAattaatgagagagagagagcacatgAGAAAAGAATAcgtatatttgtattaaaaacagaaattacttcagtgttttttttagtagtgaggaaatttctgCCATCTAGAACAAAAATAAGCTGATTATTTCTTTTGGTTTAACattttgactgtttttcacATGTGGCCTGACAGATATTCAGATAAGGAGCAGGTTGATAGATGCCATTATTTCTTACATGAAACATAATATGGCAGTGTTTATATCCAGGAAAGATGTTTATTTTGATGGCGTGGACCAGTGAGGACCAATGGAAAATGTTACATAAAAGTCTACATTCTTTTGAGTGATCAAACTaggattaatatttttaaaacatggtTGCATATTTTAGGGAAATTCCTTTTGCCCTATTATCGCTGTTAACAGTTTACACTATGTGGTGTGCATAGTCCTGACAAACAAGTTAAGCACCAATTTAGCTGCCAATTGAAAGTCTCTGAGTGTTTAAGGCAGAAAAGAGGATCTGTGTGTCTGTCAGCCGACTGACGCCTGACAACTGCTGAGCGCAGCTGTGCTCCAAATATATTAGACAAATGCACACTTAGCAACAGTGAGCTCAGTAGAATACTGTTAAAAACAATACTAGGCTATATAACAATTAAACTCACGTGTTGCATGCAGCAATGCGCATAATGCAGCACTAAACCCCATATGTTGCTTTTATAAGGCAAATCTGCCATGCGGGTGAAGTCTGTCATGGTGAAGTCAACAGGTGTGGGAGGAAAAGATATTCTCTAAACCTTATTTCtcagtttctttctttcaaagaaCTACTTAAGAAGTGCTTACAGTAAGAAGACACTTAAGATTTCTTGTGTATTTGTCttaagagaaaataaaaagcaaatagTAATCACACTCTCATATCTTTCATTGTAGTGTCATGTGCCTGAAggtcagaaattaactttaattAACAACTCCTCACCATCCCATAAGAAAGATCACAGGAGAAAACTCTTTACAGTCTCTTTAGTGTTTCTCCTAGACAGAAATAATCTTTTCTTCTGAGATCATGTCTCCAATAGACTTTCAATAGAGAGCTCAAGAATGTGCTCAAACTATGCTTAGATTGTTTTCTATCAAAATTCAAATACAACTGAGAACTACGATATCATGCTTAACAAAATGAAGTTAAAATGTATAGCACAAAACACTTCGTATCGTCAAACAGACCGAATTTATTTACAGTTGCATACAATAACAAAACATGTCAGCAAATAGTATATGTTTGACCTTACCTATTCATTTGTAAATGAACACGAAACAGTTCTCATATGTACATATCCAACGAATGGTTTTACTATCCACACTGTCTTCTCATTGATTTTGTTCTTTCCACGTAATATATTAATAGCATTTGATATGAAGCATAAGAACAGCAATCTCCACGTTTCTCTTCTTGTTTGCGGCGTGCGGTAACTCATGTGCTGTTTCTTCTAGGCTTCAAACCCATTTAAACAACACGCACCGGCTAGTCACGCCCCCTCTCTTGAAACCAGCCAATCCGACGGGAGGGAGAGCTTCACGCGCGGATAAAACAATGTTCCACTCAGACTACAGCAAGTGAAATAGAGAACAGCAGCGTGCGAATTAAGGCTTGAATCTCCCCAAAGGAAGCCAAAACAAACGGTTGCGGGTGTCTAAAAAGTATGTGTTTTCATAAGTATGTGTGTTTCAACAGAGTTTTCAAACAATGCTTTCAGTAACTACCACAGTTACGTTGCAAGTTAAGTCAGAATGCGCTAAATGGACGCTGACAAACACAGAGTTCGTCTaaggtaaccatagcaacagtacGATTTTCTCAAATGTCTGAGGTTAATTCGACAAAATACGGTTATTATCTGTCTACAAGTCATAAATAAAATCGCAacctgattttaaaaaaaagtgagttAGCGACCCGTGACAACAAAAGTCAAATTTGTTCGGGCGGGAGAAACATCGACAGGTCTCGCTGTAAAAATTACAGAAAAGTCAACTCCACTGTAATTCCAACACTGACCTCAAAGATTTAACTATTAGAAATACATATAGTGTTCAAGAATCGCCATTTGGGGAAAAAACGACCAGTTCCTGAAATAAAATGGGACTTTAGCAGTTTAGTTTGTGATTTTGTGGAGCGTAACGTATTTCTTTTCACAACAAACTAGAAATCGCACTTTATATGTCATTTGTTGATAGTGAGACCATATGCAATATGGATACCATTCATCTTTAAGCCAAATGCTTctttataaagatatttttcactaaacaaatgctttataaaataatttaacatgaaaGACTATTATTGTGGCCTTTTAGTCCACATTATGTCATTAGCCAAAACATTGAAGTCATTCAGTTTTGAAATGTGTTATTCTGGTTTTTGCTTTTATGAAGTATGACCAACAAATAGTACAAGTCTAAGATTCATAGTATGCATATCCACAGCATTACTCAGAATTTATTCAGgctttgtttgttttccagcatcttATATAATGACTCTACATTGTATTGTTGGGAATCAGACCATTGTGAAAGATATTAATGATCATTTATTGTTTAATCAGAGGAATGTTTCTCCTTCTCTTTATAATTGGTCCAATGAAAACCCAGCAGTAAGTGTTCCACAGCCCTTTGCCCTTCCTGGCTGCTGCGTGTCACACACTGCTTACTTGTCATAAGTAATGAGCCGTGTTAAACTTTTATTTGTGAAGCTGTTGCAAAGTGCTTATTTTAGTTACTTTCTTGTTCACGTCTATAAATAATACAGACTATTTATAGGCGAAACGTGGTACGTGATCTGTCCGGCTCTTATTTACCTTTCAGCCTAATTTAAGGCAATGCTTGGACAGCACTGCATCCAACCACAAGGTGGAGGGCTGGAGACTTCACTTTCTCAGGAAAACCTCCTGAGACCAAGCAATTTTTATTCATTGTAGTAGACATATGTTTTTTGTTAATATCTCTCAGACCATACATGCCACTGTTTTAAGTCCTGGTCTATCTTGAAGAGGACATCTTGAGCTTTTCTGTCATGCTAAATTATTGTATGTGGTCAATGTGATAACATCAGTGTATGGCTTAACAATTATAAAATGTGACaacaatataacattttttctctaaaaattcatctttgattgttacataaacaatttaatatataGGTCGCCGGGGTGGAGGTCTTTCAACAGTCATACATTGTAGACTACAATGAGGTCTAAATGATCATTTATCACCAATTAGATTGTCCTTTGGGTAAGTGGATGCATGCTGTGTAAATATTGAAAATTGTCACTGGGGCTCTTTTTCCAAAAGATTTTATTAGTTGTTTGGACGGAAAGGTTAACCActttgcaaaataaggtggaacAATGTTCTGCACTTCCTCAGCTAATGCCAAAGAGACACACTGACTGACCACAGTTTGGTCAGGTTAACGTCACTGTCATTATAATTGATCCATTGCCTCTTATGTAGGTCTAGGGTTTGGGGGTCATAATTTAATCAAGgaggtctttttttttacatctctGGATATCAAAGAACCTTCAAGGTCATAAGAGTCTGTAATACACATCAAATCTTTACTGCATCTGTGATACCTGTAGAGATGTGTGTGCGTTGTGTACGAAGAGAATTTTGTGCAAGGCTGCTATAATATATAGAACATAATTAAAATACTATTCAAACACagcttttatattattttaaaagtagCGCTCTAAATGGTTTCTCATCAAAGCCAAAGTACCTACAGGGCTTTAATGTGATATTCCAGTACTTGTCCAGGATACTGTCTTTGTTAGAAGGGCCTTTTAAAATCTTCCTGCTAACTGACAGCACACCTTTAAGTCTAAATCTAACTATAAGTGCACTATTTCTTTCACTTTGAGGAAGCCCCATTTCAAAGTGCTATAGCAGAGTCAGGATGTTCACTGTTATAGCTCGTGTTCTTGGACAGCACTGCTAGTGGATGCTTTTTCTGCCTCAAGACTATTCCCATTAGCCAATTCCACAGCTGCCGCTGGAGAACTTGTGTGGAGTGGTTTGTGTTTTGGCTGTTGAGAGTACTTCTTTAGGTCATACTCCTCTGCGCTTAATTCTGGGACCAGGACTTTAACTGTGTGGTTGAACAGGGCGTAGTCCACTCTGTAGTTCTTGTGGGTGACCCTGATCATCTCCTGAAAGTGCTGGCCCCACAGAATCTCGCTGGGAGTGTAGGATGTGCGTGTCTGGTGAAGGATGCCCGTGCAGTCGTCTGTGTAGGTGAAAGAGACCACCAGCTCAAAGCTCTCCTTCCTCAGGTCCTGCAAGCTCACCTTGTATAGAGGACTGCCAGGACTGATTTTATGAACTATGGTGGTTGGGGTGGCCAGGATGATGCTGTTTTCTTCAATGTTGAGGTCTTTGTACGTAACATCAACTTTCCCTATGCTGTGTGCCAGGTGCTGTACCAGCTGTGCATGAGCTGTCCCTTCTACCATGTGGTTCCTTCGGAAGTCCCCGACCCGCCACGACAGGCATAGGTGACCATCACGTAAGTTGATCACTGCACAATTGCTGAACCCAACTGTTTGGGCTCTCTTACGGGCAGATGCCATCTTGGCGACGGCGATGCCGATGACAAAAGTGTCAATGAAGACACTGATGACATCTTGGATGGTAACTACGATGATGGCGATCATGCAGTTCTCTGACATGCCCCGAAAGCCGTAACCAATGGTGGTTTGGGTCTCTAATGAGAATAGAAAAGCAGCTGTAAAACTTCGAACCTCATAAACACATGGCTCATTGTTGGGGTCTTTCATATCGCCGTGGGTCAGTGCAATGATCCAGAATAAAATTCCAAAAAAGAGCCATGATAAAATGTAGGAGAGGGCAAATGTCAAGAGCATGACCCTCCAGCGGATCTCGACCAGGGTGGTGAAGATGTCAGTGACCCAGAGAAGCCACTCCTCTGGAACGTGGTGCATAACCATGTTACAGCTCCCATCTTTTCTTACATATCGTTTCTTCTTGGAGTAATAGCCGTCATCTGTGAGCACACTTGGAATGTCGTCACGGCACTTCACTCCGGAATACTGCACTGTGCCTGAGTTCATGCTGCCTTAGCCTAGAGATGAGAGAAAAGCTAAGTCAGATTCATAGGTACCCATTAGGTCCACTTACATTAACTGGAAGAATCATGCAAACATACAGTTCAGCCCTAAGAGGCCATGCATTgttattttttctgtctttttttttgttgtgatcACTActtgtgattgtgtgtgtgtattgatagatagatagatacagtagatagacagacagacaaacagacagatatttacatcattgtaaaaaaaaaatcaatgtccGAAACTTGGGCTACAGCTTTATCGTTGTAGACGCCTGAGTGATTCTGAACATGTGGTCAATTTCATTTCCAGCCAACTCAAGGGATCAGACGTCTACACGGTTATAGAATGATGTTTGACAGACGCCGATTAAATGGTTTGCGGCTGACCAAAGAAATGGTAagcaacaaactttttttttttttcgtcatgAGATCATGAGAAACAACTTTTGTTGTGCTGAGAAAATAAGACACAAAAAATAATGCATGGCCCCTCAGGGCATCCGTAAATCTCATCTTAAAATGATAAATCAATATACAAGGCATTAAAGATACTGACACAGAATCTTAATGATGCCTTTAGGGAATTTACCAGATTCAGAGTCTTTTTGACCACATAGATGTATGataaatcttaaagggttagttcacccaaaaatgaaatttctgtcattaattactcgcccttatgtcgttccacacctgtaagaccttcgttcatcttcagaacacaaattaagatatttttgatgaaatcaaaaaaaaaaaaaaaaattttttttatctcccatagaaagcaacgaaattaccacattcagggTCCAGAGaaatagtaaaaacatagttaaaatagtcaacatctctacagtggttcaatcttactgttatgaagcgatgagaatactttttttgcgcaaaaacaaaacaaaaataactttatttaacaatttgaactgttgtcatacgcacttgacgtagtgaacgcagtgcagcgcttccgtgtttacgtccgaacggcgactcattattggacggctcctgcgtcagcatcacacacatgcgtcttgctgctcacgtgtacagcgtcagccaatactgagctcctgcatcagcatcgcATGCATGcctcgtgctgctcacgtgaacaggccaatactgagccgccgttcgGATGttgaacctggaagcgctgcaatgaaaatagcgtagcagaaAGACAGGgaagagacgaatttgttgaataaagtcgttatttttgttttgtttttgcgcacacagaaagtattctcgtcgcttcataacattaagattgaaccaccgtagtcacgttgactattttaacgatgtttttactacttttctggacatcgaatgtggtaatttcattgctttcaatggaggataaaaaaaaaacctcttggatttcatcaaaacatcttaatttgtgttccgaagatgaacgaaggtcttacgggtgtggaacaacatgagggtaagtaattaatgacagaaatttcatttttgggtgaactaaccctttaataaggTGTCAGGTTGGCTTTTTGTTTGCACGGTTTATCAGTAAACACTGTATCATGTTATCTTGTAAAATATGGTTTgaattgaatgtttttgttgatATATGAAGTAAATAAGACTTACCCACAGTGTGGTATTGTGTTTTAGTACACAACGCTAAATGTAGTAATTGCAAACCTTTACGagaacttattttttaaacaccACCATACTTTGTCTCTTGGTCATAAGCACCAAGGGCAGTTGTGTTAGGGCCAATTTTAAGGCTGGCTGGTGATGTGTGGAACAAGAAAACGGTTGCGGTCAGTGGCTTGGCTATTTTATGGCAATGACTTAACACAAGCTCAACTTGAGGACACCATATGGAATGTTGGAGCAGAACAGGGACCGGATCTTTTGACATAATCCACATTGTACCCTGCTGAAGGGTCTAAAATCGGGCATCAGAAGGAGAAGGGGGAGGAAAAATCTCACCGAGAAGATAAAATCTGGCTTTACGGCTTAGAAAGGGTGTCAGATACACGTGTACAGTACATGCATGTAGTTCTGTGAGACAGCAGCTGACAGATGCCTTCCCCTTTTACCTCAAGTCAAAGCATGTTGCTCTATATTTTCCCAGTCGTGAAAACATACTAGCTAGGCCTATAGcttattaaaatgtttgcatAGAATTTAGGTATGCAAACATATGTTCTGGAACAGGTTTAGACACTTCATGGCCTGTGTAACGGTAGACATTTATGTCTGTTTTTGAACATCATTTGTGTCAACGCTAAACAGAAACAGCACAATGTGGACTTTCCCCTCTTGAGTAGGATGACTTTTTGTTTGCGGTTTTACGCAAGACCGCAAACACGAACACCCACGCACATAAAACACACATTACATTTATGAATGGGAGGCAATGTAAATACATATCTGTGAGTAATGATGACCAGACTAACTTTGCCCATGGTGAAGAAAATTCtcgtcacacacacaacaaccaCATGCTTTCTCCCTCGCTTTCGCACACCTAACCACATACTGTAGATGCAtcacaaattatgacattttccACACCACCATAATAGGAACGTCTGTGTTTAACATGGAACGGACTGCAAATAGATACTTATAATTACTCCTCACGCACTTCATGTTCTGTCTCTTAGCATGAACTCCTGgcatctttgatttttaaatgtgtcCCTGTCCTTTATCAATGGATGTGCTTCCAGCTGAGCACTGGAAACATAGCCTCCATCCAAATGAACAACGCATAAACtgagtatttttcattgttaaggGAACACGCTGTTTTTGGTGAGGAATTCACTTTCCATTGACGCTTTTTTTGTGTAGTGTCTACATTTCCAagtataaaacaaattaataagaTGGTGGTATGTTCCCATGAAAGTTTGTTGTTAGGGGCAATGTGACCTTCTACTCAACCGgtactgacttttttttattttttataccgTCATTGAAAAATCTTGCCAATCAATGGAATTATCTTACTTGTGTTTGTCTCTCTCACTGCTATGTAACTGACAATTAGGCTATATTAtgaaatgagaaagaaagaaagaaaggaaaaaagaaagaaaaaaacaaaagatagtTCTATATTTTTCcagttgtgtattttttttttttttgttcaaaacttCATTCATGTGTTTCATCAGAATTTTTGTCGGATGTTGGTTTGACTGGTAAGTTTTGGCTTACCGGTTCTATTTTAAGATGGCAATCTGGGAATGTTTATCATTggtaattctttttttcagcgTTCCCTTTGCCCAGTGTCAATACAGTTTATCATAATAGATCGGTTGCCTGGAGATGCAAACCTCATTGCAACAAACCATTGTGATCTTTCCAGTTTGTGGGATTCTTAGAAACGTAACCGCATTGTGTGGCAGTTGTGCTCAGAGAAATCTAATATCTTCTATTCTTGGTTGCCTTTTTTAGCTCTTCTTTCTTCATAAGTTTGGCTTGGGTTGCTGAGTAATTCTTATGTTTTTGTATGTAATTTAAATCTCGTGCTATTAATTTATCATGAGATCTGTTGTCTCACCTCCACTAATTTTGTAATTTGCTACTGTGAAGCGTTGAAAAAGAGACTCGACAGGTgttcagacatttaaaatgatattaaataatttcaaatttatGTGCCATAAATTAATgctattcacaaaaaaaaaaaaagtaataattcgTTATGCCTCAGAAAAGACTTTCCATTTCAGCTAATGTCACCAATACCTCTTATTTTCTGCCCTCCAACCACCTGGCTCCATTCTGACATGTCCTGTAACACCCACTTTTCATGATATAATCAATTCCTGATGCATAACATAAAGTCTTGCCCTAcagttttttccccctcattgAACATCTACTTTCATTCACAAATACTTTAGGTTATGGAAGTAAATGGGGTTTGTATGGCGTTTCACATTGTCAACGTTCAGCTTTAAAGTCTAGAAATTGGTTTGGTTGCTCATCATTTAAATTGAGtgttcaaatttaatttaatttctgtcaggCAGAAATGTGGTTCcatctaatatttacattttggttaaattgactctttttttttttttatggcataGTTCACCTAAACccaatctgtaaaaaaaaaaaaaaaaaagaaaagaaaaaaaatgatgaaactCCCATTGGCATACGACTTCTGCACTGTATTCTGAAGCAATGAAGGGGAAGATTATCAATGAATAAcgaaaatgtatacattttggtctgtttctcacacaaagctatcatatgacttaaaaaaacttgaaatataGTGGTAAATTTGAATAGACTTTTGGGATACTTCTGTGGTGCATTAAAGCTCCAGTTCACTTTCAACTAAAATCAGTGACCGCCATATTATCCATAATATTCAGAATTTCTCCATTTGTTTTTCACAGATGTAGgaaagtcatacgggtttggtgaagtattcctttttttttttttttttttttttttgctgatttcCACATTGATAAAAAGCTTGGTGTTTTCTTACTGCAGGGTAAGGGGCTCAGCCAGGAAAGCAAGAGACTGTTATCTGGGTGTAGTCCTGTGCTTTCTCCATTAACCGTTAAAGGAAGCATCTCTGAACTGCAGCACCATGAGATGGTAAATGAAAAGGGAATAGAAGCTTCCCATTGGGAGATCTTTTGGCAGTGGACTGATCTATTACAGCCAAACCACTGTGAGCATCCTCTGCACTGATCGCTACCTCCACCCAGCCATACTGGGCAGCAGGTTCCACTAAGATCATGGATTGATATTTCTGTAATCATATGAAATAGTCTAAATTTTCCAATTATCTACTCTTGTGAACTATGGGATACAAACAGAAGAGGCCCTGTGGTTTTGTCTCCTTTGAATATTTGTGTGAAAAACAATGCAGATTGCCTTAAGTTTATGCAATTACAACAGCAAACTCAATGtctactattactattattcaTCCAGTCCTAAAGGGTGAAGTGTATAATTTCTGTGCACCATCCTACCAATGGATACTTATAgttaaagtaactttttttgtacTTATAGAATACttatatttgcatattaaactgagaaagtattttaacctagaaaaatgacacatttcacAGCATAATTTTGCAGTCTTGCTCCAACAGAATGACACAATCACAAAATCACTACTGAAGCAAGTTAAAATTTATGATTTAGATTTGTCAATGTACATTTGGCCAAATGGCTAACcataaagcatttaaaataaatttattgtGTTGAGCCATGGATTTATTTGATAGTAAACTTGAAAGCATGATTACTGAACTGTGAGTTTTGCAGTCGTGTTGTGGCATTCAGAGCATTAGAGTTGGTCACAAAGCAGTCTCTGTATCACGAACATTCCGAATTACATATAAGTTCTCGTCATGCCCAATATGTCTTAATGACAATCGTCGTGCATAAACCCTTTACAGTGTCCCAGAATGGCAACATTTACAATGGCTTCTTCAGATAGCTCAATTAGAACTGGCTCCTGGGTAATTTTTCACAGTTTAAGGCCCTAAAATGcattaaagaaatatttcacctcaaacattctgtcatcattaacccaccctcatgttgttaacCTTTCCTTCCTCTGCAGAACATAAAAGGAAAGGAACCAAGGAAACATTTTCCATAGTGGCTAAATTTGTGATGTCCAATGCATGAAATGATTTTGCATCAATTTGTTAATATGGTTCACAAAAACTGTTATAATTTGTTCACGAATTGAGCAGCATTTAACAGCCTGCTGGAGATTATGTGAATAATGAAGTAAATGTTTtatctgtttctcacacaatgCTATTGTATGACTTTAAAAGACATGCAACATAGCATACAAGTATAGCACGCACTTTTGTGgtgttttgcatcttttttgaagcttgagCCCTGTTTAGTGTAATAACATGTAAATGCCATATGTTTTTGttatgacataagg from Ctenopharyngodon idella isolate HZGC_01 chromosome 12, HZGC01, whole genome shotgun sequence carries:
- the kcnj16a gene encoding inward rectifier potassium channel 16, which translates into the protein MNSGTVQYSGVKCRDDIPSVLTDDGYYSKKKRYVRKDGSCNMVMHHVPEEWLLWVTDIFTTLVEIRWRVMLLTFALSYILSWLFFGILFWIIALTHGDMKDPNNEPCVYEVRSFTAAFLFSLETQTTIGYGFRGMSENCMIAIIVVTIQDVISVFIDTFVIGIAVAKMASARKRAQTVGFSNCAVINLRDGHLCLSWRVGDFRRNHMVEGTAHAQLVQHLAHSIGKVDVTYKDLNIEENSIILATPTTIVHKISPGSPLYKVSLQDLRKESFELVVSFTYTDDCTGILHQTRTSYTPSEILWGQHFQEMIRVTHKNYRVDYALFNHTVKVLVPELSAEEYDLKKYSQQPKHKPLHTSSPAAAVELANGNSLEAEKASTSSAVQEHEL